One genomic window of Nakamurella panacisegetis includes the following:
- the cysS gene encoding cysteine--tRNA ligase, which yields MSLHLYDTASRTVRPFEPLRPGVVTLYNCGATVQWFPHIGHLRGAGIVYDVLRRWLVHSGYEVVHVRNVTDIDDKILNKAAEAGRPWWEWATTHERAFSDAYDTLGCLRPSIEPRATGHIPQIIGMIAELIEAGKAYAAAGDVYFAVRSDDEYGFLSGQRLDEMQQGESEGAGKKDAADFTMWKAAKPGEPSWDSPWGPGRPGWHIECSAMARNYLGRAFDIHGGGLDLIFPHHENEAAQSHGVGDPFANFWMHSHWVTMAGEKMSKSLGNVLSVPAITEHTRPVALRYYLISVHYRSSIEFSRKALDDAAKAFAGVEGFLHRVADRVGAVGTAELPAPFVEAMDDDLGVPRALAVVHDRVRVGNAALASGDHAAAAAEAAVIRSMLAVLGLDPFVAPWVDAGSDDSLHAATDRLIAQLLADRAAARAAKDFATADAIRKTLAQAGFAIEDTVDGPVWSVNPE from the coding sequence GTGAGCCTGCATCTGTACGACACGGCGAGCCGCACTGTGCGGCCCTTCGAGCCACTGCGACCCGGTGTGGTGACGCTGTACAACTGCGGGGCGACCGTCCAGTGGTTTCCGCACATCGGTCACCTGCGCGGCGCCGGCATCGTCTACGACGTGTTGCGGCGCTGGCTCGTCCACTCCGGATACGAAGTGGTGCACGTCCGGAACGTCACCGACATCGACGACAAGATCCTGAACAAGGCGGCCGAGGCCGGGCGTCCCTGGTGGGAATGGGCCACCACGCACGAGCGTGCGTTCTCCGACGCCTACGACACCCTGGGCTGCCTGCGCCCGTCCATCGAACCCCGCGCCACCGGTCACATCCCGCAGATCATCGGCATGATCGCCGAGTTGATCGAGGCCGGCAAGGCCTACGCCGCCGCCGGTGACGTCTACTTCGCGGTGCGCTCGGACGACGAGTACGGCTTCCTCTCCGGGCAGCGGCTGGACGAGATGCAGCAGGGCGAGAGCGAGGGGGCCGGCAAGAAGGACGCGGCCGACTTCACCATGTGGAAGGCGGCCAAGCCGGGCGAACCGTCATGGGACTCGCCCTGGGGGCCAGGGCGTCCTGGCTGGCACATCGAATGTTCGGCCATGGCCCGCAACTATCTGGGCCGCGCCTTCGACATCCACGGCGGGGGACTGGACCTCATCTTCCCGCACCACGAGAACGAGGCCGCCCAGTCGCACGGCGTCGGCGATCCGTTCGCCAACTTCTGGATGCACTCGCACTGGGTGACGATGGCCGGCGAGAAGATGTCGAAGTCGCTGGGCAACGTGTTGTCCGTACCGGCGATCACCGAGCACACCCGGCCCGTCGCCTTGCGGTACTACCTGATCAGCGTCCACTACCGCAGTTCGATCGAGTTCTCCCGCAAGGCCCTGGACGACGCGGCCAAGGCGTTCGCCGGGGTCGAGGGGTTCCTGCACCGGGTGGCCGATCGGGTGGGTGCGGTCGGGACGGCCGAGCTGCCGGCGCCGTTCGTCGAGGCCATGGACGACGATCTCGGGGTGCCGCGGGCCCTGGCCGTGGTGCACGATCGGGTGCGCGTCGGCAATGCCGCGCTGGCGTCCGGGGATCACGCCGCGGCGGCGGCCGAGGCCGCAGTGATCCGGAGCATGCTCGCCGTACTGGGGCTCGACCCGTTCGTGGCCCCGTGGGTGGACGCCGGCAGTGACGACTCGCTGCACGCCGCCACCGACCGGCTGATCGCCCAGTTGCTGGCCGATCGGGCCGCGGCGCGGGCGGCGAAGGATTTCGCCACCGCCGACGCGATCCGGAAGACCTTGGCCCAGGCCGGTTTTGCCATCGAGGACACGGTCGACGGGCCGGTGTGGTCGGTCAATCCCGAGTAG
- a CDS encoding extracellular solute-binding protein, with protein MKKSIKLAAVTLVGGLALAACGSSSSSSSSSSSSSSSSASSSSPAAASSAAATSASSSAAGSSSAGSSSAGSSAGGSSASGAAPTGDTSLKTTISILAPSYTDSSKSDWEAIIKGYNALYPNVTVKLQIEAWTGFTDKVQTRIQGNDAPDILNDNNFADSAKANLLYPITDVMSASTFSSIVPSLAANGKGTDGTQWAAPDIASARIMLYNTDLFKQAGIATAPKTWDELLADSKKIAALGNGISGYGMPMGKEEAQVESTLWIWGNKGDWLSGKDIKANSDANIAAFNEMKTFIDAKATQPNPGSSNRQDVADLFNQGKLGMYVTQPGLVADMTKKFPNIKWALAPVPSKDGATSVALGVTDFILAFNNKDATRKAATKTFLDYFYLPDVYNKWSAATGLLPVTTGAIKLQEAATPANKPFYEALPTVRYLPQGNPKWSALQDALQANGGEIATSDGKTTLDAIQAQVDAAG; from the coding sequence GTGAAGAAGTCCATCAAGCTGGCCGCCGTCACCCTGGTCGGCGGCCTGGCCCTGGCCGCCTGCGGGTCGAGCTCGAGCTCGAGTTCGAGTTCGAGTTCGAGTTCGAGTTCGTCCGCCTCGTCGTCGAGCCCGGCTGCCGCCAGCTCGGCCGCGGCGACGTCCGCGTCGTCCAGTGCCGCCGGATCCTCGTCGGCCGGGTCCTCGTCCGCGGGGAGTTCAGCGGGCGGATCGTCGGCCTCGGGCGCGGCGCCGACCGGTGACACCAGCCTCAAGACCACGATCAGCATCCTGGCGCCGTCCTACACCGACAGCTCCAAGTCCGACTGGGAGGCGATCATCAAGGGCTACAACGCCCTCTACCCGAACGTCACCGTCAAGCTGCAGATCGAGGCCTGGACCGGTTTCACCGACAAGGTGCAGACCCGCATCCAGGGCAACGACGCGCCGGACATCCTGAACGACAACAACTTCGCCGACTCGGCGAAGGCCAACCTGCTGTACCCGATCACCGACGTCATGTCGGCATCGACGTTCTCCTCGATCGTTCCGAGCCTCGCCGCCAACGGCAAGGGCACCGACGGAACCCAGTGGGCCGCACCGGACATCGCCTCGGCGCGCATCATGCTGTACAACACCGACCTGTTCAAGCAGGCCGGCATCGCGACCGCCCCCAAGACGTGGGACGAGTTGCTGGCCGACAGCAAGAAGATCGCCGCCCTCGGCAACGGCATCTCCGGCTACGGCATGCCGATGGGCAAGGAGGAGGCACAGGTCGAGTCGACCCTGTGGATCTGGGGCAACAAGGGGGACTGGCTGTCGGGCAAGGACATCAAGGCCAACTCGGACGCCAACATCGCCGCATTCAACGAGATGAAGACCTTCATCGACGCCAAGGCGACCCAGCCGAACCCGGGTTCGTCCAACCGTCAGGATGTCGCCGACCTGTTCAACCAGGGCAAGCTGGGCATGTACGTCACCCAGCCCGGCCTGGTCGCCGACATGACGAAGAAGTTCCCGAACATCAAGTGGGCCCTGGCTCCGGTCCCGTCCAAGGACGGCGCCACCTCGGTCGCCCTCGGCGTCACGGACTTCATCCTGGCCTTCAACAACAAGGACGCCACCCGCAAGGCAGCGACCAAGACGTTCCTGGACTACTTCTACCTGCCGGACGTCTATAACAAGTGGTCCGCGGCGACCGGTCTGCTCCCGGTGACCACCGGCGCGATCAAGCTGCAGGAAGCGGCCACCCCGGCCAACAAGCCGTTCTACGAGGCTCTGCCGACCGTGCGGTACCTCCCCCAGGGCAACCCGAAGTGGTCCGCCCTGCAGGATGCACTGCAGGCCAACGGTGGTGAGATCGCCACCTCTGACGGCAAGACCACTCTGGACGCCATTCAGGCCCAGGTGGACGCCGCCGGCTGA